In the Azospirillum formosense genome, one interval contains:
- a CDS encoding efflux RND transporter periplasmic adaptor subunit, with the protein MTSDIEHSAHAPERTTARRPVTRGRLAFRIIIMAIILAVLFGGLYAFNNFRNKAIADFFAGNKPPPTPVSVAEATAQSVPKYTTAIGTLTASRQVTVAPEVVGRVTQIFFESGASVKAGAPLVQLNDAPDQADLLAYRAQAKLAENNLQRARNLLRNQAGPQVTVDQNQAQLDEANANIKKTEALIAQKLIRAPFDGELGIRQVNVGEYVSAGGPVVTLTDLTNLFVDFTLPEQALSQIRVGQPVLVSADAAPGATFDAVISTIEPQVSPDTRAIKVRATLQNPERKLLPGMFANIRVVQPPAANRIVIPETAVDYTVYGDSVFVVAAQKDAEGKDGHVAKRVPVKTGDRFDGKVEILDGVKPGDRVVSSGQLKLNNGAAVVPTEASALVPPQTVPRN; encoded by the coding sequence GTGACGAGTGACATCGAACATTCCGCTCACGCGCCGGAGCGGACCACCGCACGCCGTCCGGTCACCCGCGGGCGGCTGGCGTTCCGCATCATCATCATGGCCATCATCCTGGCCGTGCTGTTCGGCGGCCTGTACGCCTTCAACAACTTCCGGAACAAGGCCATCGCCGACTTCTTCGCCGGCAACAAGCCGCCGCCGACCCCCGTCTCGGTCGCCGAGGCGACGGCGCAGTCCGTTCCCAAATACACCACCGCCATCGGCACCCTGACCGCCAGCCGGCAGGTCACCGTGGCGCCGGAGGTGGTCGGGCGCGTGACCCAGATCTTCTTCGAATCGGGCGCCAGCGTGAAGGCCGGCGCGCCGCTGGTGCAGCTCAACGACGCTCCGGACCAGGCCGACCTGCTGGCCTACCGCGCCCAGGCGAAGCTGGCCGAGAACAACCTGCAGCGCGCCCGCAACCTGCTGCGCAACCAGGCCGGCCCGCAGGTCACCGTGGACCAGAACCAGGCCCAGCTCGACGAGGCCAACGCCAACATCAAGAAGACCGAGGCGCTGATCGCCCAGAAGCTGATCCGCGCGCCCTTCGACGGCGAACTGGGCATCCGGCAGGTGAATGTCGGCGAGTATGTCAGCGCCGGCGGCCCCGTCGTCACGCTGACCGACCTCACCAACCTGTTCGTCGACTTCACCCTGCCCGAGCAGGCGCTGAGCCAGATCCGCGTCGGCCAGCCGGTCCTGGTCTCCGCCGACGCCGCGCCCGGCGCCACCTTCGACGCGGTGATCTCGACCATCGAGCCGCAGGTCAGCCCGGACACCCGCGCCATCAAGGTGCGGGCGACGCTGCAGAACCCGGAGCGCAAGCTGCTGCCCGGCATGTTCGCCAACATCCGCGTCGTCCAGCCGCCGGCCGCCAACCGCATCGTCATTCCGGAGACCGCGGTGGACTACACCGTCTACGGCGACAGCGTCTTCGTCGTCGCCGCCCAGAAGGACGCCGAGGGCAAGGACGGCCATGTCGCCAAGCGCGTGCCGGTCAAGACCGGTGACCGCTTCGACGGCAAGGTGGAGATCCTCGACGGGGTGAAGCCCGGCGACCGGGTGGTGTCCTCCGGCCAGCTCAAGCTGAACAACGGCGCCGCCGTGGTGCCGACGGAAGCGAGCGCGCTGGTGCCGCCGCAGACCGTCCCGCGCAACTGA
- a CDS encoding helix-turn-helix domain-containing protein, with translation MGRLDNSARRAAIIDAALPLFARKGFAATTTKEIAQAAGVSEALIFKHFPSKAALYEAIFRSCVDGDEDLAKLLAMPPSTETLAAYVQAMVSCYVSELPSDRDTMLPRYRLYFMSLLEDGEFAHMVRRWMSEHIAPPFVASLRAASDAGDLVPSAPVTENAFWLAEMLGSTLATIHLPPTPLVPSLTEPRRTIRDAVAFILRGLGLREEAVALYTPSLHCTQSTEPEPTCSREADRDE, from the coding sequence ATGGGACGGCTGGACAACTCGGCCCGGCGCGCGGCGATCATCGACGCGGCCCTTCCGCTGTTTGCGCGCAAGGGTTTCGCCGCCACCACCACGAAGGAGATCGCACAGGCCGCCGGCGTGTCGGAAGCGCTGATCTTCAAACACTTCCCCAGCAAGGCCGCCCTGTACGAGGCGATCTTCCGCTCCTGCGTGGACGGGGACGAGGATCTGGCGAAGCTGCTGGCGATGCCGCCCAGCACGGAGACGCTCGCCGCCTATGTCCAGGCGATGGTGAGCTGCTACGTCAGCGAACTGCCCAGCGACCGCGACACCATGCTCCCCCGCTACCGGCTCTATTTCATGAGCCTGCTGGAGGATGGGGAGTTCGCCCACATGGTGCGCCGCTGGATGTCGGAGCACATCGCGCCGCCCTTCGTGGCCTCGCTGCGCGCCGCCAGCGACGCCGGGGACCTCGTCCCCTCGGCCCCGGTGACGGAAAACGCCTTCTGGCTGGCGGAAATGCTGGGCTCGACCCTGGCGACCATTCACCTCCCGCCGACGCCGCTCGTCCCGTCCCTGACCGAGCCGCGGCGCACCATCCGCGACGCGGTCGCCTTCATCCTGCGCGGCCTCGGCCTGCGGGAGGAGGCGGTCGCCCTTTACACGCCATCATTGCATTGCACCCAATCAACAGAACCAGAACCGACCTGTTCGAGAGAGGCTGATCGTGACGAGTGA